Proteins found in one Neodiprion lecontei isolate iyNeoLeco1 chromosome 6, iyNeoLeco1.1, whole genome shotgun sequence genomic segment:
- the LOC107217544 gene encoding uncharacterized protein LOC107217544: MTSRKSVSSLPTPNPDPKLKSRTDALTTEFQYYGAAIRNLAPALTNMQDRSRVLLWVNKLFGAEYHVEVLRDKRNRYLAAITVNLINDELTGVFDDDPPVGATRDMATMSVINAPYAEWELDTTWSEYVAALPDNYDEIPCSFHKPGEECLKDEVEMDEQLDNEFWFLMYQIRPYAALMPCRDARTKVAAWIQTLCRLGCKKCGRMKGLRNDYAYALYGYVHDLRVAGPFQDFPPWKDLKSLPEAAKLAAKRHPLTSPYSEEADNFMYAQPTPEEGAFCYIAVTGEFLNTESLLPP; encoded by the exons ATGACGTCCAGGAAGAGCGTGTCGTCCTTACCGACTCCTAATCCTGATCCGAAACTCAAATCGAGAACGGACGCCCTCACAACCGAGTTTCAGTATTACGg AGCTGCGATCCGTAACCTGGCGCCCGCCCTAACCAACATGCAAGATAGAAGCCGGGTTCTTTTATGGGTAAACAAACTCTTTGGCGCCGAGTATCACGTCGAAGTGCTCAGGGATAAACGAAACAG ATACCTAGCTGCGATAACTGTGAATTTGATAAACGACGAATTGACCGGCGTCTTCGACGATGATCCACCGGTAGGCGCTACCAGAGACATGGCAACGATGTCAGTGATAAATGCCCCCTATGCGGAATGGGAGTTGGACACAACTTGGTCTGAATACGTGGCTGCGTTACCAGACAATTACGATGAG ATACCGTGCAGTTTCCACAAGCCTGGAGAGGAGTGTCTTAAGGATGAGGTTGAAATGGACGAACAACTCGATAAC GAATTCTGGTTCCTGATGTATCAAATTCGGCCATATGCTGCCCTGATGCCATGTAGAGATGCGCGAACGAAAGTTGCTGCCTGGATTCAAACTCTGTGCAGACTTGGTTGCAAAAAGTGCGGTCGAATGAAAGGGCTGCGAAACGACTATGCCTATGCGTTGTACGG ATACGTTCACGATCTACGCGTGGCTGGACCATTCCAAGATTTTCCACCTTGGAAAGATTTGAAGTCTCTTCCCGAAGCTGCAAA GCTCGCGGCTAAAAGACACCCGTTGACATCGCCCTACAGTGAAGAAGCCGACAATTTTATGTACGCTCAGCCAACCCCGGAAGAAGGCGCATTTTGCTACATTGCGGTTACCGGCGAATTCCTAAACACTGAATCACTGTTGCCTCCATAG